From Alteribacter lacisalsi, a single genomic window includes:
- a CDS encoding lysophospholipid acyltransferase family protein, with protein MIRTVIWFTYFWLYLLKTIPALRRVKKLKAEGKEEEASTRAHREAEIWAKSLVKLSGARIHVKGREHIPEDEPLLIVCNHQGNFDIPIILGHLGVNTGFISKEEVRRMPIIASWMEELGCVFMNRKDRRQSIKAILDGVKQLKSGHNLVIFPEGTRSKGGPVKRFKQGSFKLATKSGAAILPVTINGSYKIMEANGNLLKPADVTVTISKPIRDHQQQKNTDTVSIAEAVQSEIERTLGQPPLKNEPVQNGAD; from the coding sequence ATGATTAGAACGGTGATTTGGTTTACGTATTTCTGGCTTTATCTATTAAAAACGATCCCGGCGCTCCGCCGGGTAAAAAAGCTTAAGGCTGAAGGTAAAGAGGAAGAAGCCAGCACAAGAGCCCACCGCGAAGCAGAAATCTGGGCAAAAAGCCTTGTTAAGCTGAGCGGAGCGCGGATTCATGTAAAAGGACGGGAACACATCCCTGAGGATGAACCGCTTCTGATCGTCTGCAACCACCAGGGGAATTTTGATATTCCGATTATTCTCGGCCATCTAGGCGTGAATACCGGGTTTATATCCAAAGAGGAAGTAAGAAGAATGCCGATTATCGCTTCCTGGATGGAAGAACTCGGCTGCGTGTTCATGAACAGAAAGGACCGCCGGCAATCGATCAAGGCGATCCTGGACGGGGTGAAACAGCTCAAGTCCGGTCATAACCTTGTTATTTTTCCGGAAGGCACCCGCAGTAAGGGGGGGCCTGTAAAGCGCTTCAAGCAGGGCAGTTTCAAACTGGCAACAAAATCCGGAGCGGCAATTCTGCCTGTGACAATTAATGGATCATACAAAATAATGGAAGCTAACGGCAATCTGCTCAAGCCGGCAGATGTGACGGTTACGATTTCAAAACCGATCCGTGATCATCAGCAGCAGAAAAACACGGATACTGTTTCCATTGCGGAAGCTGTTCAGTCGGAAATTGAGCGGACCCTTGGACAACCGCCGTTAAAAAACGAACCAGTGCAGAACGGAGCAGACTGA
- a CDS encoding acylphosphatase has translation MIRLQGIVKGKVQGVGFRHFVKMEAAEHEIKGWVRNLSDGTVEFEAEGPEGNVDEFVAALEQGQRPAKVDSVETNKIQPLENEKGFRQRSTR, from the coding sequence ATGATTCGTCTTCAGGGAATTGTGAAAGGAAAAGTGCAAGGTGTCGGCTTTCGCCATTTTGTAAAAATGGAGGCTGCGGAGCATGAAATAAAAGGATGGGTGAGAAACCTTTCCGACGGTACGGTCGAGTTTGAAGCGGAGGGCCCGGAAGGAAATGTAGACGAGTTTGTGGCCGCTCTTGAACAGGGACAGCGTCCGGCGAAAGTGGACAGCGTTGAAACGAACAAAATTCAGCCGCTGGAAAACGAGAAAGGTTTCCGCCAGCGGAGTACAAGATAA